The following coding sequences lie in one Silvanigrella aquatica genomic window:
- a CDS encoding beta-ketoacyl synthase N-terminal-like domain-containing protein, whose product MTINSPSPVKRRKVFLYAASVVAPGASNLDEFLTVVEKGESALSLKKSLSNVFLAGIPKFDFSKYKQWLESRHDFKRYSLLNEKSGDLVKYAVGTLIDAVESRPGLEKVIKTLDPRLTIQYANGLADIPTISMAARESDAGFFQWNSFWAHPSRNKACAEYLEKITTDPLAPANPNQFPVDSHERFEALKKWNAFWTEKSELYHEYLKELKAIETQPVVGLDIEAAKLALIRSKTKARKLLSEKYKCPQAPWECVSPNLLWNVPNVAAAQASMLLNLHGTSTGFAGACASFGTLIDNALLEIQSGRTDLAIIGATDANPSNELISAFYNGRLAVLGDSHGVPFCDLRGTHISGGACTWIIAAEDAMQAFGIEPLSVEILGAGVSSDAEHIITPSKEGPKLAIKRAFENAGVSPSQIRLWDMHATGTPGDWNEFTLIEDYVPKSAYISARKGIFGHGMSVGGGWELTAQLLGTKKLDNLKYNLLPSGILPHKVNLKISNLGRNLLLDKCIEIPASEEGLICGKLSLGLGGTTSCVIARVI is encoded by the coding sequence ATGACTATAAATTCTCCCTCTCCTGTGAAGCGTCGAAAAGTTTTTCTTTACGCTGCTTCCGTAGTGGCACCAGGTGCCTCCAATTTGGATGAATTTCTAACTGTAGTTGAAAAAGGGGAATCCGCTCTTTCTTTAAAGAAATCTCTATCTAATGTATTTTTAGCTGGTATTCCTAAATTTGATTTTTCTAAATATAAACAATGGCTTGAAAGTCGTCATGATTTTAAGCGCTATTCGCTGTTAAATGAAAAAAGTGGTGATTTGGTTAAATATGCTGTGGGTACTCTCATTGATGCTGTTGAATCCCGACCGGGGCTCGAAAAAGTGATTAAAACTTTAGATCCGCGGCTCACAATTCAATATGCAAATGGCTTAGCTGATATTCCTACTATCAGCATGGCGGCACGCGAAAGTGATGCGGGGTTCTTTCAATGGAATTCATTTTGGGCTCACCCTTCACGTAATAAAGCATGTGCTGAATATTTGGAAAAAATAACGACCGATCCTTTAGCGCCTGCTAATCCAAATCAATTTCCTGTAGATTCTCATGAAAGATTTGAGGCTCTTAAAAAATGGAATGCCTTTTGGACTGAAAAGTCTGAGTTGTATCATGAATATCTCAAGGAATTAAAAGCAATTGAAACACAACCTGTTGTGGGTTTGGATATTGAAGCTGCCAAATTAGCCTTAATCCGTTCAAAAACGAAGGCGCGCAAATTATTATCTGAAAAATATAAGTGTCCCCAGGCACCGTGGGAATGTGTTTCTCCTAATTTACTCTGGAATGTTCCCAATGTAGCGGCAGCACAAGCTTCTATGCTTCTCAATTTACACGGAACTTCTACAGGTTTTGCAGGTGCTTGTGCATCATTTGGAACATTAATTGACAATGCTTTGCTAGAAATTCAAAGTGGCCGCACCGATTTGGCCATCATTGGTGCCACCGATGCCAACCCTTCTAACGAATTGATTTCTGCATTTTATAATGGCCGTTTGGCTGTTTTGGGCGATTCCCATGGTGTGCCTTTCTGTGATTTAAGAGGAACGCACATTTCAGGAGGGGCTTGCACTTGGATTATAGCAGCAGAAGATGCCATGCAAGCCTTTGGCATTGAGCCTTTGTCTGTGGAAATTTTAGGGGCGGGCGTGAGCAGTGACGCCGAGCATATTATCACTCCTTCAAAAGAGGGCCCTAAGCTTGCTATTAAGCGGGCCTTTGAAAATGCAGGGGTGAGTCCTTCACAAATTCGTCTTTGGGATATGCATGCGACCGGAACGCCCGGAGATTGGAATGAGTTCACTTTAATTGAAGATTATGTTCCTAAGTCTGCCTATATTTCTGCTCGTAAAGGAATATTTGGTCATGGGATGTCCGTTGGTGGGGGTTGGGAATTGACAGCGCAACTTTTGGGGACAAAAAAATTAGATAATTTAAAATACAATTTGTTACCTTCAGGTATTTTGCCTCACAAAGTCAATCTCAAAATATCAAACTTAGGACGCAATTTATTATTAGATAAATGTATTGAAATTCCCGCTTCTGAAGAAGGGTTAATTTGTGGAAAATTGAGTTTAGGTTTAGGCGGTACAACAAGTTGTGTTATTGCCAGAGTTATTTAG
- a CDS encoding L,D-transpeptidase family protein, with protein sequence MKTKFYIKKYLKLFHIGLVLFCIYPNRVIPQQQTPVQNADYQQIFPSQIMPAPIQQKTDIQIPKMNTEAKPSFISAIPSAFISLGAFMPTYAMVVEKNLHRLSVFKVVASGNYALVKTYHAITGKEQGDKKFRGDNRTPEGIYFIVGRKEGSFLTQIWGNSARKYGPRAFVLDYPNIFDKRQRKTGSGIWIHGVDTNDRMQRPFDTEGCVALKNEDVLDITQYVYEFQTPVVIVDEMKLVSHESVKKEKARVIDMIESWRTSWEDSQFETYLSFYSANFQSLGKDKDGWLEMKSRLAKMRKGDIRVSISEPKILAFRNQLLVEFFQRYSSPDKDDFGRKFLYLRKEGDDYKIIAEKWYGVRRGASELAVINDPVKKRNE encoded by the coding sequence TAGAGTTATTCCACAGCAACAAACTCCGGTACAAAATGCGGATTATCAGCAAATATTTCCAAGTCAAATTATGCCAGCTCCCATTCAACAAAAAACAGATATTCAAATCCCTAAAATGAATACAGAAGCGAAACCTTCGTTTATTTCAGCAATACCATCCGCATTTATTAGTTTAGGTGCTTTTATGCCCACCTACGCCATGGTGGTGGAAAAAAATTTACATCGTTTGAGCGTTTTTAAGGTTGTGGCCAGTGGAAATTATGCTTTAGTAAAAACATATCATGCGATTACAGGGAAAGAACAAGGTGATAAAAAGTTTAGAGGTGATAATAGAACTCCGGAAGGAATTTACTTTATCGTAGGGCGAAAAGAAGGTTCTTTTTTAACGCAGATTTGGGGAAATTCCGCACGCAAATACGGTCCCCGTGCCTTTGTTTTAGATTATCCTAATATTTTTGACAAAAGACAAAGGAAAACCGGTTCAGGGATATGGATTCATGGTGTTGATACCAATGATCGCATGCAAAGACCTTTTGATACAGAAGGTTGTGTGGCTTTAAAAAATGAAGATGTTCTTGATATCACTCAATATGTTTATGAGTTCCAAACACCTGTGGTCATTGTTGATGAGATGAAACTCGTAAGTCATGAATCTGTGAAAAAGGAAAAAGCGCGCGTTATCGATATGATCGAATCCTGGCGTACAAGTTGGGAAGACTCTCAATTTGAGACTTATTTGAGCTTTTATTCCGCAAACTTCCAATCTTTGGGCAAAGACAAAGATGGTTGGCTGGAAATGAAATCCCGTTTAGCAAAAATGCGCAAAGGGGATATTCGTGTGAGTATCAGTGAACCTAAAATCCTCGCCTTTAGAAATCAATTATTAGTTGAATTTTTTCAGAGATATTCCTCTCCAGATAAGGATGATTTTGGTAGAAAATTTTTATATTTACGCAAAGAAGGTGATGATTATAAAATTATCGCTGAAAAATGGTATGGTGTGCGTCGGGGCGCTTCCGAGCTTGCCGTGATTAATGATCCGGTAAAAAAAAGAAATGAATAA